One stretch of Musicola paradisiaca NCPPB 2511 DNA includes these proteins:
- a CDS encoding xylose ABC transporter ATP-binding protein, with translation MPCLLEMKNITKTFGAVKAVDNISLQLDAGQVLSLCGENGSGKSTLMKVLCAVYPHGSYEGSIRFAGDELRAAHIRDTEQRGIAIIHQELALVKEMTVLENVFLGNEWSHFGVMDYDAMYLRCQTMLEQVKLDVDPNSRVGDLGLGQQQLVEIAKALNKQVRLLVLDEPTASLTEKEAAVLLNIVQDLRHHGIACIYISHKLNEVKAISDMICVIRDGKHVGTYPAASLGEEQIIAMMVGRELTELYPGEPHDIGDEVLRVEHLTAWHPVNRHIRRVDEVSFSLHRGEILGIAGLVGAGRTETVQCVFGAYPGRWQGRVLVEGKPVTIRHCRDAIALGIAMVPEDRKKDGIVPVMSVAQNITLAALEQFTGGGSVLDDAREQNCVRESIAHLKVKTSSPELAIARLSGGNQQKAILAKCLLLHPKILILDEPTRGIDIGAKYEIYKLINQLVKQGIAIIVISSELPEVLGLSDRVLVMHQGRIRADLPNQGLTQEQVMEAALRSEHHAENVAV, from the coding sequence GAAATGAAAAATATCACCAAGACTTTCGGTGCCGTGAAAGCCGTGGACAACATCAGCCTGCAGCTTGATGCCGGGCAGGTGTTGTCGCTGTGCGGAGAAAACGGTTCCGGCAAGTCTACGCTGATGAAAGTGCTGTGTGCGGTATATCCGCACGGCAGCTATGAAGGCAGCATCCGGTTTGCCGGCGATGAATTGCGGGCTGCGCATATCCGCGACACCGAACAGAGGGGGATTGCCATCATTCATCAGGAACTGGCGCTGGTCAAAGAGATGACGGTGCTGGAGAACGTGTTCCTCGGCAATGAATGGTCGCATTTTGGCGTGATGGATTACGACGCCATGTATCTGCGCTGTCAGACGATGCTGGAACAGGTAAAGCTGGATGTCGACCCCAACAGCCGCGTGGGCGATCTCGGGCTCGGCCAGCAGCAACTGGTGGAAATTGCCAAAGCGCTCAATAAGCAGGTGCGGTTGCTGGTTCTGGATGAGCCGACGGCATCGCTGACCGAGAAAGAGGCCGCGGTACTGTTGAATATCGTGCAGGATCTGCGTCACCACGGCATCGCTTGCATCTACATTTCCCACAAGCTGAATGAGGTCAAAGCCATTTCCGACATGATTTGCGTCATTCGCGACGGCAAGCATGTCGGCACTTACCCGGCGGCATCGCTTGGCGAGGAGCAGATCATCGCCATGATGGTCGGCCGTGAGTTAACCGAATTGTACCCCGGCGAACCGCACGATATCGGTGACGAAGTGTTGCGGGTGGAGCACTTGACCGCCTGGCACCCCGTCAACCGCCATATTCGTCGGGTGGATGAGGTGTCGTTTTCGTTACATCGCGGCGAGATCCTGGGGATTGCCGGCCTGGTCGGTGCGGGGCGTACCGAGACTGTACAGTGTGTGTTCGGCGCTTATCCGGGGCGCTGGCAAGGGCGGGTTCTGGTGGAGGGAAAGCCGGTCACTATCCGTCATTGTCGGGACGCCATAGCGCTCGGCATCGCCATGGTGCCGGAAGATCGCAAGAAAGACGGTATCGTGCCGGTAATGAGCGTGGCGCAGAACATCACGCTGGCGGCGCTGGAACAGTTCACCGGCGGCGGGTCTGTGCTGGATGATGCGCGAGAGCAGAATTGTGTTCGTGAGTCTATTGCCCATCTCAAGGTGAAAACCTCGTCGCCGGAACTGGCGATTGCCCGTCTGAGCGGCGGCAATCAGCAGAAAGCCATTTTGGCGAAATGTCTGCTGCTGCACCCTAAAATTCTGATTCTGGATGAACCCACGCGCGGCATCGACATCGGTGCGAAATATGAAATTTATAAACTTATCAATCAATTGGTTAAACAAGGGATTGCCATCATCGTCATTTCTTCCGAATTGCCCGAAGTATTGGGCTTGAGCGATCGGGTTCTGGTGATGCACCAGGGACGTATCCGGGCTGATCTGCCTAATCAGGGGTTAACGCAGGAACAGGTCATGGAAGCCGCGCTGAGGAGTGAGCATCATGCTGAAAACGTCGCTGTCTGA
- the argG gene encoding argininosuccinate synthase has translation MTTILKHLPVGQRIGIAFSGGLDTSAALLWMRQKGAVPYAYTANLGQPDEDDYEAIPRRAKEYGAENARLIDCRKQLVAEGIAAIQCGAFHNTTGGMTYFNTTPLGRAVTGTMLVAAMKEDGVNIWGDGSTYKGNDIERFYRYGLLTNAELKIYKPWLDTDFIDELGGRQEMSEFMAQAGFNYKMSAEKAYSTDSNMLGATHEAKDLEFLNSSVKIVNPIMGVKFWDENVHIPAEEVTVRFERGYPVALNGKTFTDDVELMLEANRIGGRHGLGMSDQIENRIIEAKSRGIYEAPGMALLHIAYERLVTGIHNEDTIEQYHAHGRQLGRLLYQGRWFDPQALMLRDALQRWVASAITGEVTLELRRGNDYSILNTVSDNLTYKPERLTMEKGESVFSPDDRIGQLTMRNLDIIDTREKLFNYAETGLLSSGNTGVPLVSGNSQLQDKSAK, from the coding sequence ATGACGACGATTCTGAAACATCTTCCGGTTGGTCAGCGGATTGGCATCGCATTCTCCGGTGGTCTGGATACCAGCGCCGCCTTACTCTGGATGCGTCAGAAAGGGGCCGTACCCTACGCCTATACGGCAAATCTGGGGCAGCCGGATGAGGATGATTACGAGGCCATTCCGCGCCGCGCCAAGGAGTATGGCGCGGAAAACGCCCGTCTGATCGACTGTCGTAAGCAACTGGTGGCTGAAGGCATCGCGGCAATCCAGTGCGGTGCGTTTCACAACACCACCGGCGGTATGACGTACTTCAACACCACCCCATTGGGCCGTGCGGTGACTGGCACCATGCTGGTGGCGGCGATGAAAGAAGACGGCGTGAATATCTGGGGTGACGGCAGCACTTACAAAGGTAACGATATCGAGCGTTTTTATCGCTATGGTCTGCTGACCAATGCTGAGCTGAAGATCTACAAACCTTGGCTGGATACGGATTTCATTGATGAATTGGGCGGCCGTCAGGAAATGTCCGAGTTTATGGCGCAAGCGGGCTTCAACTATAAGATGTCTGCCGAGAAAGCCTACTCCACCGATTCCAACATGCTGGGGGCGACGCATGAGGCCAAGGATCTGGAGTTCCTGAATTCCAGCGTGAAAATCGTTAATCCCATCATGGGTGTGAAGTTCTGGGACGAAAACGTACACATCCCGGCGGAAGAAGTGACCGTGCGTTTCGAACGCGGCTACCCGGTGGCGCTGAACGGCAAAACATTCACTGACGACGTTGAACTGATGCTGGAAGCCAATCGCATCGGCGGCCGTCATGGTCTCGGCATGAGCGATCAGATCGAGAACCGAATCATTGAAGCGAAAAGCCGCGGTATCTATGAAGCCCCGGGGATGGCGTTGCTGCATATCGCCTATGAGCGCCTGGTGACGGGTATCCACAACGAAGACACTATCGAGCAGTATCACGCCCACGGTCGTCAGCTGGGCCGTCTGCTGTATCAGGGGCGCTGGTTCGATCCGCAGGCGCTGATGTTGCGTGATGCGTTGCAGCGTTGGGTCGCTAGCGCTATTACTGGCGAAGTCACCCTCGAACTGCGTCGCGGCAATGATTATTCCATTCTGAATACCGTCTCCGATAACCTGACCTACAAGCCGGAGCGTCTCACCATGGAAAAAGGCGAATCCGTATTCTCGCCGGATGACCGTATCGGCCAGTTGACCATGCGTAACCTGGATATCATCGATACGCGCGAAAAACTGTTCAACTATGCGGAAACCGGCCTGCTTTCCTCCGGCAATACCGGTGTACCGTTGGTGAGCGGCAACTCGCAGTTGCAGGACAAATCCGCCAAATAA
- a CDS encoding DMT family transporter, with the protein MRLKHFAFYAPCVWGTTYFVTTQFLPADRPLLAALVRALPPGLMLIAGTSMPSRYWLRRLFVLGALNIGIFFVMLFFAAYRLPGGVVALVGSFQPLVVIVLSCLLLAQPIVKQQVMAAAMGGAGIVLLISLPDAPLNPEGLMAAMLATCSMASGLVLTKKWGRPPGMSMLTFTGWQLFCGGIVILPLQLMVESFPVHFSLINAAGYFYLAIPGSLLAYFMWFSGVEAHSPVAMSMLSFLSPLVALLLGFLFLSQGLSGAQLLGVVLIFGAVIAAQDLAFLKRKAQLGRNG; encoded by the coding sequence ATGAGACTTAAGCATTTCGCGTTTTACGCGCCCTGTGTCTGGGGGACAACGTATTTTGTCACCACCCAATTTTTGCCGGCCGACAGGCCATTGCTGGCGGCGTTGGTTCGTGCTTTGCCGCCGGGGCTGATGCTTATCGCCGGTACCTCCATGCCGAGTCGCTATTGGCTGCGGCGCTTGTTTGTCCTGGGGGCGCTTAACATCGGTATTTTCTTTGTCATGTTGTTTTTCGCCGCCTACAGATTGCCGGGAGGCGTGGTGGCATTGGTCGGCTCTTTTCAGCCGCTGGTGGTGATCGTGTTGTCATGCCTGCTGTTGGCGCAACCCATCGTGAAGCAGCAGGTGATGGCCGCCGCCATGGGCGGCGCGGGGATTGTGCTGTTGATTTCGTTGCCCGACGCGCCACTGAACCCAGAGGGCCTGATGGCGGCGATGCTGGCGACATGCAGCATGGCGTCGGGTCTGGTGCTGACCAAAAAATGGGGGCGCCCGCCAGGGATGTCGATGCTGACGTTCACCGGCTGGCAGCTATTTTGCGGCGGTATCGTTATTCTGCCGCTCCAATTGATGGTGGAGTCGTTTCCGGTTCATTTCTCCCTGATAAATGCGGCCGGTTATTTTTATCTGGCGATACCTGGGTCGCTGTTGGCTTATTTCATGTGGTTTTCCGGCGTAGAGGCGCATTCGCCGGTCGCTATGTCGATGCTGAGTTTCCTTAGCCCGCTCGTTGCCCTGTTACTGGGGTTTCTGTTTTTGTCTCAGGGATTGTCCGGCGCACAGCTGCTCGGCGTTGTTCTCATTTTCGGCGCTGTCATTGCCGCCCAGGATTTAGCGTTCCTGAAGAGAAAAGCGCAACTCGGGCGTAACGGCTGA
- the xylR gene encoding D-xylose utilization transcriptional activator XylR (D-xylose enhances binding of XylR to the xyl promoter and activates transcription.) produces the protein MFEKRYRITLLFNANKVYDRQVVEGVGEYLQASQCDWDIFIEEDFRCRLENIGDWLGDGVIADFDDRDIIRRLADVSVPLVGVGGSYHDPADYPPAHYIATDNHALVESAFMHLKQKGIHRFAFYGLPAEAGKGWAQEREYAFRQLVAAEQYQGVVYQGMETLPDNWQYAQNRLADWVQTLPPQTGIIAVTDARARHLLQVCEHLNIPVPEKLCVIGIDNEELTRYLSRVALSSVVQGTRQMGYRAAKLLHQLLLASQPLPLQRILVPPVRVAQRRSTDYRSVHDPAVIQALHFIRHHACRGIKVEQVLDAVGLSRSNLEKRVKDETNQTIHGIIHREKRDRARNLLVSTSLSVNEISTMCGYPSLPYFYSVFKKDYGMTPKEYRKRYGEGDYSD, from the coding sequence ATGTTTGAGAAGCGCTATCGAATTACGCTGTTGTTCAATGCCAACAAGGTTTACGACCGGCAGGTCGTGGAAGGCGTGGGGGAATACCTGCAGGCTTCGCAGTGTGATTGGGACATTTTTATCGAAGAGGATTTTCGCTGTCGCCTGGAAAACATCGGCGACTGGCTCGGTGATGGCGTGATCGCCGATTTCGACGATCGAGACATTATCCGCCGGCTGGCGGATGTCTCGGTGCCGCTGGTGGGGGTGGGCGGTTCTTATCATGATCCTGCGGATTATCCGCCAGCGCACTATATCGCCACCGATAACCACGCGCTGGTGGAAAGCGCGTTTATGCATCTGAAACAAAAAGGGATTCACCGTTTCGCCTTTTACGGTTTACCGGCTGAGGCGGGCAAGGGATGGGCGCAGGAGCGGGAGTATGCCTTCCGGCAGCTGGTGGCGGCGGAGCAGTATCAAGGCGTGGTTTATCAGGGAATGGAAACGTTGCCGGATAACTGGCAGTACGCACAGAACCGTCTGGCTGATTGGGTGCAGACGCTGCCGCCGCAGACCGGCATTATCGCTGTGACGGATGCCCGGGCTCGCCATTTGCTGCAGGTTTGCGAGCATCTGAATATCCCGGTGCCGGAAAAGTTGTGCGTCATCGGTATCGATAACGAAGAGTTGACGCGCTACCTGTCTCGGGTGGCGTTGTCTTCCGTAGTACAGGGAACGCGCCAGATGGGGTATCGGGCCGCGAAGTTGCTGCATCAACTGCTGTTGGCGTCACAGCCGTTGCCGTTGCAGCGGATTCTGGTGCCGCCGGTGAGGGTGGCGCAACGCCGCTCTACGGACTACCGTTCGGTGCATGATCCGGCGGTGATTCAGGCGCTGCATTTCATTCGTCATCACGCCTGCCGCGGTATCAAGGTGGAGCAGGTGCTGGATGCGGTTGGCCTTTCCCGTTCCAATCTGGAGAAGCGCGTTAAGGATGAAACCAACCAGACGATTCACGGCATCATTCATAGAGAAAAACGGGATCGCGCCCGTAATTTGCTGGTTTCCACGTCGTTGTCCGTCAATGAAATTTCGACAATGTGCGGTTATCCGTCGCTGCCGTATTTTTATTCCGTGTTTAAGAAGGACTACGGCATGACGCCAAAAGAGTATCGGAAACGGTACGGCGAAGGGGATTACAGTGACTGA
- a CDS encoding 3-oxoacyl-[acyl-carrier-protein] synthase III C-terminal domain-containing protein: MEKFYQLRTVPMHPASHEVMLESVVASLAAEWPELRQREGVVIYAKTQTHNTFFDRDWLGSILIRQRLANWDVMTLSLNHCASALSALHLIRQGAVRRNIPIIVLTGEKAFHPEINRFTVGVQGELPVAALFNARHSPWQVTFTAVKHLSRFYNNADNMTRQEKADLNDCLLGELCDFVSHSVRLSGINPEDVDYFVPCNLNLPLLNQMAARLNIGGRLFDGNVADYGHLYCSDVLFNFSSLLKTTSRARNYFCFSIGMGVTLSCALIQHTDI, encoded by the coding sequence ATGGAAAAGTTCTACCAGTTGAGAACGGTGCCTATGCACCCGGCCAGCCATGAAGTGATGCTGGAATCGGTTGTGGCTAGTTTGGCGGCAGAATGGCCCGAATTACGCCAGCGGGAAGGGGTGGTGATTTATGCCAAAACACAAACCCACAACACCTTTTTCGATCGGGACTGGCTGGGTAGTATTCTTATCCGGCAGCGGCTCGCCAACTGGGATGTCATGACGCTGAGCCTGAATCATTGCGCTTCCGCGCTATCGGCATTGCATTTGATCAGGCAAGGGGCGGTAAGGCGAAATATACCAATTATTGTATTAACGGGAGAGAAGGCGTTTCATCCCGAAATAAATCGTTTCACCGTTGGCGTACAAGGAGAATTACCTGTCGCCGCATTATTTAATGCGCGGCACAGCCCTTGGCAGGTCACGTTTACAGCGGTAAAGCATTTAAGCCGGTTTTATAACAATGCCGACAATATGACCCGTCAGGAAAAAGCGGATCTCAATGATTGTTTGTTGGGAGAATTATGCGATTTTGTTTCGCATTCCGTCAGGCTGTCGGGAATAAACCCGGAAGACGTGGATTATTTCGTACCCTGTAATCTTAATCTTCCATTACTTAATCAAATGGCGGCGCGTTTGAATATTGGCGGGCGATTATTCGATGGCAATGTTGCCGATTATGGACATCTTTATTGTTCCGACGTGTTATTTAATTTTTCTTCATTACTTAAGACAACCAGTCGCGCGAGAAACTATTTCTGTTTTTCCATCGGGATGGGCGTCACGCTTTCTTGCGCACTGATACAGCACACAGATATTTAA
- a CDS encoding metal/formaldehyde-sensitive transcriptional repressor, producing the protein MPHTIKDKKKLLTRVRRIKGQAEALEKALDSGHSECLQILQQIAAIRGAVNGLMSEVLEGHIRVHLMNENADPAERETDLDAIVAVIRSYLK; encoded by the coding sequence ATGCCTCATACGATTAAAGACAAAAAGAAGTTGTTGACCCGAGTCAGACGCATAAAAGGCCAGGCGGAAGCGCTGGAAAAAGCGCTGGATAGCGGCCACAGCGAATGCCTGCAAATACTCCAGCAGATCGCCGCCATCCGCGGTGCAGTAAATGGTCTGATGAGCGAGGTGCTGGAAGGGCACATTCGGGTACATTTGATGAACGAAAATGCAGACCCCGCAGAACGGGAAACGGATTTGGATGCGATCGTGGCGGTCATCCGCTCATACCTTAAGTAA
- a CDS encoding phosphopantetheine-binding protein: MSATLAVIQQALREVMDNDEIEINESTDLDNDLDLDSVMFVQFLLTLEDKIEGLLFDPDQINMETFSTVGGLISWLNSNVMQEVRHVG; this comes from the coding sequence ATGTCTGCGACATTAGCGGTAATTCAACAGGCATTACGTGAAGTTATGGATAACGATGAGATTGAAATTAATGAAAGTACGGATTTGGATAATGATCTCGATCTGGATTCCGTGATGTTCGTGCAATTTCTGTTAACGCTGGAAGATAAAATTGAAGGCCTGCTGTTCGACCCCGACCAGATTAATATGGAAACCTTTAGTACAGTCGGCGGCCTGATTTCATGGCTGAATAGCAATGTCATGCAGGAGGTGCGTCATGTCGGCTGA
- a CDS encoding nickel/cobalt efflux transporter, which translates to MTDFVSLLQQGVANAWLFIPSAVLLGALHGLEPGHSKTMMAAFIIAIQGTVRQAIMLGLAATLSHTVVVWLIALGGMYLSNAFTAEATEPWLQLCSGFIILGTAAWMFWRTWQGERQWDTHHHEHHHHEHHHDEQRIVDTGHGRVMLTIIEETGEPRWRLTALSGAQWAAEQVYVETERSAGERQRFCFVEREGYLESAQTIPEPHSFLASLTLGHGDYHHDYPLVFSDDGHGQPVGHNDEYQDAHEQAHASEIRRRFADGRATNGQILLFGLTGGLLPCPAAITVLLLCLQVKAFSLGAALVVCFSIGLALTLVAVGVGAAISVKQVSRRWSGFSTLARRAPYFSSLLIALVGAYMLVHGAGRLNFF; encoded by the coding sequence ATGACTGATTTCGTCTCTCTTTTGCAGCAGGGCGTAGCCAATGCCTGGCTGTTTATTCCCAGCGCGGTGTTGCTGGGCGCATTACACGGTTTGGAACCCGGTCATTCGAAGACCATGATGGCCGCGTTTATTATTGCCATTCAGGGGACGGTGCGGCAGGCGATCATGCTGGGGCTGGCGGCTACGCTGTCGCATACCGTCGTAGTCTGGTTGATCGCGCTGGGCGGCATGTATTTGAGCAACGCCTTTACTGCGGAAGCGACGGAGCCCTGGTTACAACTGTGCTCTGGTTTCATCATTCTTGGCACGGCGGCCTGGATGTTTTGGCGAACCTGGCAGGGGGAGCGGCAATGGGATACGCATCACCATGAGCACCACCACCATGAGCACCACCATGACGAGCAGCGTATCGTCGATACCGGCCACGGTCGGGTGATGCTGACGATCATTGAAGAAACCGGTGAACCGCGCTGGCGACTGACAGCGTTATCCGGTGCGCAGTGGGCGGCGGAACAGGTATACGTAGAGACGGAACGGTCGGCAGGCGAACGACAGCGCTTCTGTTTTGTCGAGCGCGAGGGGTATCTGGAGTCGGCGCAGACCATCCCGGAGCCGCACAGTTTTCTGGCGTCTCTGACCCTGGGCCACGGCGACTATCACCATGATTACCCATTGGTCTTTTCCGACGACGGGCATGGACAACCTGTGGGGCATAACGACGAATATCAAGACGCCCATGAGCAGGCTCACGCCAGCGAAATTCGCCGCCGGTTTGCCGATGGGCGGGCAACCAATGGCCAGATTTTATTATTCGGGCTGACCGGCGGGCTGCTGCCTTGCCCGGCGGCGATCACCGTCTTGTTGTTGTGTCTTCAGGTGAAGGCGTTTTCGTTGGGAGCGGCGTTGGTGGTGTGCTTCAGCATCGGGTTGGCGCTGACGCTGGTTGCCGTCGGCGTGGGAGCGGCGATCAGCGTGAAGCAGGTCAGCCGACGCTGGTCGGGATTTTCGACGCTGGCGCGTCGTGCGCCTTATTTTTCCAGCCTGCTGATTGCTCTGGTCGGCGCCTATATGCTGGTTCACGGCGCTGGTCGATTGAATTTCTTCTAA
- a CDS encoding MarR family winged helix-turn-helix transcriptional regulator, whose protein sequence is MPRYLEVSDIIKQWEQERPDLDVSPMLLIGSLSRVSLLIDRALDRVFSQHHLSAREFDILATLRRSGAPYAISPTQIVNALMINNSTLTSRLDRLESAGWLRRVPIQGDRRSVNIQLTDEGFALINQVVAEHVENERQLLSLFSDEEKVTLRTLLSRFEKHLNTTD, encoded by the coding sequence ATGCCACGCTACCTGGAAGTATCTGATATTATTAAACAATGGGAACAGGAACGTCCGGATCTGGATGTCAGCCCCATGCTGCTCATCGGGAGTCTATCCCGCGTCAGCCTGCTGATTGACCGGGCGTTAGACAGGGTTTTCAGCCAGCATCACTTAAGCGCCAGAGAGTTCGACATTCTGGCCACCTTGCGCCGCAGCGGCGCGCCGTATGCCATCAGCCCGACGCAAATCGTCAATGCGTTGATGATCAACAACAGTACGCTAACCAGCAGGTTGGATCGTCTTGAGAGCGCCGGATGGCTGCGGCGGGTTCCCATTCAGGGAGATCGGCGCTCCGTGAACATCCAGCTTACGGATGAAGGGTTCGCACTCATCAACCAGGTGGTGGCTGAGCATGTCGAAAATGAAAGGCAGCTGCTTTCCCTCTTCAGTGATGAAGAAAAAGTCACGTTACGCACGTTGCTCTCTCGTTTTGAAAAACACCTGAACACCACCGACTGA
- a CDS encoding DJ-1/PfpI family protein gives MAKKVAVLLAPGFEEAEAVMVIDALHRTQVEVMTLSCQDMLELRSYHNIRMFADALLERNMDTLFDAVVIPGGPQGTVNLAANPLVAEFIRRHDDAGRLICPLCSAAARVLGGHNLLKGRRYVCSGDLWKDVTDGVYVDQNVVEDGNLISGKGLGVAFDFAFTIAHRLTGNTDDINYQVEHIYYDSWRVKETAHA, from the coding sequence ATGGCTAAGAAAGTCGCCGTCCTGCTGGCGCCCGGATTCGAAGAAGCAGAAGCGGTCATGGTCATCGACGCCCTGCACCGCACTCAAGTAGAGGTCATGACGCTGTCCTGCCAGGACATGCTGGAACTGCGTAGTTATCACAATATCCGCATGTTTGCGGACGCACTGCTGGAACGCAATATGGATACCCTGTTCGACGCAGTGGTGATCCCCGGAGGGCCGCAAGGCACGGTAAATCTGGCCGCTAACCCGCTGGTCGCTGAATTTATCCGCCGTCATGACGATGCCGGCCGGCTGATTTGCCCGCTTTGCTCCGCAGCGGCTCGTGTACTGGGCGGCCACAACTTGTTGAAAGGCCGGCGTTATGTTTGTTCCGGCGATCTATGGAAAGACGTAACGGACGGCGTATATGTCGACCAGAATGTGGTGGAGGATGGCAATCTGATCAGCGGTAAAGGGCTGGGTGTGGCATTTGATTTCGCCTTCACCATCGCTCACCGGCTGACCGGCAACACCGACGACATCAACTACCAGGTTGAGCACATTTACTATGACTCCTGGCGTGTTAAGGAAACAGCCCACGCCTGA
- the xylH gene encoding xylose ABC transporter permease XylH: protein MLKTSLSERPNALAVPRRAKNFHLQVYVMIAAVVAIGLFFTLMTDGAYLSARNISNLLRQTAITGILAVGMVFVIISAEIDLSVGSMMGLLGGAAAIFDVWFGWPLPLTIVVTLLLGLLLGAWNGWWVAYRRVPSFIVTLAGMLAFRGVLIGVTSGTTVSPTSPAMSRIGQSYLPDGVGFLFGVLGLLLFVAWQWRQRRSRQRLGLPVAPSSADVGRQALMAAVVLGAIYLLNDYRGVPTPVLLLTLIMLAGVFMAARTAFGRRIYAVGGNLDAARLSGINVERTKLAVFAINGLLVAVAGLVLSSRLGAGSPSAGNIAELDAIAACVIGGTSLAGGVGSVAGAVMGAFIMASLDNGMSMLDVPTFWQYIVKGGILLLAVWMDTATKRKA from the coding sequence ATGCTGAAAACGTCGCTGTCTGAACGGCCGAACGCTCTGGCCGTGCCTCGCCGCGCCAAAAATTTTCATCTGCAGGTCTACGTGATGATTGCAGCGGTCGTCGCCATCGGGTTGTTCTTTACGTTGATGACCGATGGGGCCTATTTGAGCGCCCGTAATATTTCCAACCTGCTGCGCCAGACGGCTATCACCGGCATTCTGGCGGTAGGCATGGTTTTCGTCATTATTTCCGCGGAGATCGATCTGTCGGTCGGTTCGATGATGGGGTTGCTGGGGGGCGCGGCGGCGATCTTCGACGTCTGGTTTGGCTGGCCGCTGCCATTGACTATCGTTGTAACACTGTTGCTGGGATTGTTGCTGGGGGCGTGGAACGGCTGGTGGGTCGCTTATCGTCGGGTGCCGTCTTTTATCGTGACGCTGGCGGGGATGCTGGCATTTCGCGGCGTGCTGATCGGTGTGACTAGCGGCACCACGGTGTCCCCCACGTCGCCCGCCATGTCCCGGATTGGCCAGAGTTATCTGCCGGATGGCGTCGGTTTCCTGTTCGGTGTGCTGGGGTTGCTGCTGTTTGTCGCATGGCAGTGGCGCCAGAGACGCAGCCGTCAGCGTCTGGGGTTGCCGGTGGCCCCGTCATCCGCCGACGTCGGCCGTCAGGCGTTGATGGCGGCCGTTGTGTTAGGCGCCATCTATTTGCTCAACGATTATCGTGGTGTGCCCACGCCGGTCTTGCTGTTGACGTTGATTATGCTGGCGGGTGTTTTTATGGCGGCCCGTACCGCGTTCGGACGCCGGATTTATGCGGTGGGCGGCAATCTGGATGCGGCGCGATTATCCGGCATCAATGTTGAGCGTACCAAGCTGGCGGTATTCGCCATCAATGGGTTGCTGGTGGCGGTGGCCGGTCTGGTGCTCAGCTCCCGTCTCGGCGCTGGGTCGCCGTCGGCGGGGAATATCGCCGAACTGGATGCCATCGCCGCCTGCGTTATCGGCGGAACCAGCCTGGCCGGCGGCGTCGGCAGCGTAGCCGGCGCGGTGATGGGGGCCTTTATCATGGCGTCGCTGGATAATGGAATGAGCATGCTGGATGTGCCCACGTTCTGGCAGTACATCGTGAAGGGCGGCATTTTATTGCTGGCGGTATGGATGGATACCGCCACCAAGCGTAAAGCCTGA